The Streptomyces sp. NBC_00483 genome contains the following window.
TTGGCCGAAGCTCCAAGGAAGGACCCGGTCCTGGCTCCTGGAAATGGAGCTGATGCCGCCCGACAAGGTGGCGAAATATGCCGACGGCTTGTGCTATTCGGACCTCGTCGCCGGCTACTACCTCGGCGCCCCCGATGAACTGCTCGCGACGATCAGCGACTACAGCGCGTGGTTCTTCGCCTGGGACGACCGGCACGACCGCGACGTGATCCACGGTCGCGCGGAAGGCTGGGGCCGGCTCGTCGCCCAGTTACACGCGGCGACCGAGGCGCCCGAGCTCCATCTCGACCATGGGGATCCGCTGGTCGCGGGGTTCGCCGACTGCCTCCAGCGGTTCTACGGCTCGCTGAGCCACACCTGGAACGTGCGGTTCGCCCGCCATTTCCACCCGGTGATCGACGCGTACGACGAGGAGTTCAGGAACCGGACGACGGGCACCGTGCCCGGCGTCGACGCGTACATAGAGTTGCGCCGGCAGACCTTCGCGCACTGGATTTGGATAGACCTGCTCGAGGCGACGGCGCAGTACGAACTCCCGGCGTGGGTACGGAAAACGCCGGCGTTCATGCGCGCGGCACTTTCCGTCCAGGATTTCTCCGCCTGGTACAACGACCTGTGTTCGCTCCCCAAGGAACTCGCGGGAAACGAATTCCACAACCTCGGGATAAGCCTCATCGAGCACGAGGGGCTTTCCGTCCCCGAAGCCGCCGCGGAAGTGCGGCGCCGAGTCCTCGTATGCGTCGACGATTTCCTTGAGGCGGAAATCGAGGTCGGGAACATCGCGGACGGCGTCGCGACGCTCGGAGAAAAAGGAAAAGACCTCTCCGTGGCCATGAGGTCATGTCTGGAGAACATGCGGAACTGGTTCAGTTCCGTCTACTGGTTCCACCACGAATCGGGCCGCTATCAGGTCGACGACTGGGAGGACCGCAGCAACCCGCCGTACGTCAGCGACGAGCCGGTCGGTGCCGACGGCGTGTCCGGCGCGGGCCGCATCCCGAGGCAGGCTCCCCACCGGATCCCGGACCGGACCCCCGACCGGATCCCCGAACAGGCAGGTGAGTGCGCATGACCGTGGAATCCACGCTGCCGGCCCCGGCGCCCGGCCAGGCGGGAGCGTCGCTCCCGCCGCTCGCACCCGGCGGTGCGCCGCTGCTCGGCCACGCCCCGCAGATGCTCCGTGACCCGCTGGCCTTCCTGACCC
Protein-coding sequences here:
- a CDS encoding terpene synthase family protein, which codes for MPAFSHTSVPAAVALPVIESRFPRRLHPYWPKLQGRTRSWLLEMELMPPDKVAKYADGLCYSDLVAGYYLGAPDELLATISDYSAWFFAWDDRHDRDVIHGRAEGWGRLVAQLHAATEAPELHLDHGDPLVAGFADCLQRFYGSLSHTWNVRFARHFHPVIDAYDEEFRNRTTGTVPGVDAYIELRRQTFAHWIWIDLLEATAQYELPAWVRKTPAFMRAALSVQDFSAWYNDLCSLPKELAGNEFHNLGISLIEHEGLSVPEAAAEVRRRVLVCVDDFLEAEIEVGNIADGVATLGEKGKDLSVAMRSCLENMRNWFSSVYWFHHESGRYQVDDWEDRSNPPYVSDEPVGADGVSGAGRIPRQAPHRIPDRTPDRIPEQAGECA